GCTCGAACACGCTGAAGTCTTCGATGTAGACGTCCAGCCCGTCCATGGTGTTGAAGGGGCCGGTGTGGAAGAGCTTCTTCAGCGCCGCGCGCTTGACGCCTTCGTCCACCTTGTCGCTCAGAAAGCCGCGGAAGTCGGAGTCGAAGTCGAGCGAATCGACGGACGGCAATGGCGCGTCGGGTTCGTCGTTCGGCGCGGTGGCGTCGGCGGCGGGCACCACGACAGGCACGGGGTCGGCCGCCGCAGATTCTGCCGCAGCCTGCTTGAGCCGCGACCAGCGACCGAGAAAGCCACGCACTGGATCATCGGCCATGACCGCCGCCCCCGTAGTGGGTATTGCCGTCGCCGGTGCGCGCAAAACGCTTCTGCCTGCGCGGCTCGGGCGCCTTCTGGAAGCGCCGGGCAAAGGCTTCGATCCAGTCGCGAATGTCGGCCGGCATCGGCAATCCGTCCACCTTCTC
The sequence above is a segment of the Methyloversatilis sp. RAC08 genome. Coding sequences within it:
- a CDS encoding DUF3306 domain-containing protein, which encodes MADDPVRGFLGRWSRLKQAAAESAAADPVPVVVPAADATAPNDEPDAPLPSVDSLDFDSDFRGFLSDKVDEGVKRAALKKLFHTGPFNTMDGLDVYIEDFSVFEPLPASMVAQLAHARETLSPTLPADWFEPEVDAERAAESASESTAELIEPERLPDAPPESKALREAPDEAEPELKSFPFLDADALPGSPDELTLPAPAESRSRSE